AATGCTTCTTCAGGAGATATTATAATAGTGAGTGATAATAACGGTTCTGCTTATACTTACACTGAAAATGTGATCATTAATAAAAAAGTTCAGTTACAGGCAAAAGTTGGAGGAAATATTACTATTCAGGCATTGAATTCCTCAAAATCTGTTTTTACCATTAATTCTGATGGTAGTGGTTCAACAATACAGGGATTCATCATAAAAACAACAAATAATGCTTATAGTATTTCTTTGACAAATGCTAATAATTGCAACATCATCAATAATACCTTTAACAATAACTATGGTGCCATATCACTTTCTGGTTCAAATAACAGGATCATTGGAAACACTTTAAACAATAACACCCTTGGAATATATGATCTTCGTGGTTCGAATCACATCATCCAAAACAACACAATAATAGGCAACCAATATGGAATACAAAGTTTCTATAGTTCAAATCACATAATCCAATACAATAACCTAACAAGTAATAATTACGGCATATACCTCGCCTACGGTTCAAATCACCTTATTCAAAACAATAACCTAACAAGTAATAATTACGGCATATACCTCGCCTACGGTTCAAATCACCTTATTCAAAACAATAACCTAACAAGTAATAATTACGGCATATATCTTGCATATGGATCAAATCATTACATTACAGGAAATAATTTAATTGATTCCACTACAAGTATGTGTCTAGTTTTTGCCAATACTGCCATAATTAACAATAATATCACTGGTAGCCAATATGGAATAAAGCTAATCTATTGCTCAAATATTACAATTAACAAAAACAGCATCTTTAAAAACAATTATGGAATATACATTTTGAATTCTACTGTAAATTGTAAATTTAACAATTTTTCCGAAAATTCACAATTTGGGCTTTATAGTTGGGGTAATGGAATTGTAAATGCTACAAATAACTGGTGGGGTTCCAATAATCCCATTATTTCTGCTGTTACTAACAGTGACATTTATGCGACAGCAGGAAATGTTACCTATAATCCATGGCTGGTTATGAATGTGAATGCCAGTCCTGGAGTTGTTGGTAATGGTAATTCCAATATCACAGTTGATTTAACTCACAATAACAATGGTGAGGATGTTTCTTCACAGGGGACCCTTCCAGATAATATTCCAGTGAATTTCACCACTACCTTGGGAACTGTTACCAGCCCAGTTTATACCCTTAACGGAAAAGCCATTTCAACATTTACAAGAGGAACTGCAACCTCAGGAACGGCATATATTAGCGTTTCACTGAATAAACAGACCATACAGACTAACATAACCATCGACACCATTTCACCTAGTGTAAATGCCAGTTTGGCAAGTGGCATTTATAATACTACCAAGTCCGTAACTTTGACTGTTTCAGATAACCTTGATTTAAATCCAATCATTTATTACACTATTAATGGCAATACTCCCACAACTTCTAGCACTAGGTATACCAGTCCAATAATGATCATTACCCCTGGCACTACAACATTGAAGTTTATGGCCGTGGATAGTGCAGGTAATCAGGCAATGGTTCAAACTCAAAATTACACTTTAAACCTTGTATCCAATATCAACATTAATAAAACTTATTCTAGGATTCAGGATGCTATTAATGACCCATTAACATTAAATGGTCATACTATTGAGATATCCGGAAATTTCACTGAAAATATAATAATACATAAAAAAGTTACTATAAAGCCTGTTTCTGGAGCTAATGTGACTATTTTTGCTTTGAATCAAACCGAACCCATTTTCACTATCATCTCAAGTGGAAATGGCTCTTGTATACAGGATCTCACGATAATAGGTGCTGGGACTTCTGCAAATGCCAAATGCATTAATATCATGTCCGCCAACAATTGTAGCATTATTGGAAACGTCATAATTGGAAATTATTATGGGATCTCCCTATATGCATCTAATAATACATTAATTCAGAATAACACAATAAATAATTCCTTATACTCTGCCATTGACATCACCAGTTCCTCAAATAACAAAGTAAACTTTAATCAGTTTTTTAATGGAGTAATTGGGGTAAACATTGTTAATTCTAATGATAATCAGGTTTTAACAAATTATCTTAGAGGAATTCAATTTTGTGCAATTTATCTTTCAACTTCCTCAAGAAACATATTTGCCAAAAACATTATTTTAGAGAATACTGTGGGAATATACGCATATAATTCTATGAATAACACGATTTTATATAATAACATTTCATCCAATCGTGCATATGGAATTTATTTTAGTGGAATGAATTTGGGCAGTGCAAATAACATATTTATAGGAAATTGTATTTCCAATAATTGTGGTGATGGAATGCAATTTTCAGGATCCTACAATAACAGCATCTTTGAAAACGATATCTCCAGTAACCGTAATAGAGGAATATACCTCTCTTCATCTTCAGCTAATTTAAATTTAAATAGAATAACTGGAAACAACGTGCATGGACTTGAAACTAGTGATAACTGTACTATAAATGCAACCAACAACTGGTGGGGAACCAACGAACCACTGGTTTCATCAGCAAGTGGAAGTGCAATATACACGGCCGGTGGAACAGTTCTTTATGATCCATGGCTTGTAATTAATTTAACTGGTTCAGTTGTTCATGTAACACACCAAAATACTTCTAATTCAGAGATAACCGCAGATTTAACCCATAATAACCGTGGAGAAAACACATCCGGTTCAGGATCAATACCTGACGGATTGCCAGTTAATTTCACCACCACACTCGGAAGCATCACCCCCACAGCCACTACTAAAAAAGGTAAAGCAACTGTTATTCTCACATCAAGCCCCTATTCTGGTGCAACAACAGTCACAGCAACCATGGACAATCAACAAGTTTCTAAAGCGTTCCGTAAATCTTTTAGCACCATACAATCTGCTATCAGTAATTCGTTAACTGTTAATGGTGATGTTATTTTGGTGGAAAGTGGCACCTATGTTGAGAATGTTGTGGTGAATAAGAATTTGACCATATTTTCTGAGGGCAATGTGACTGTACGGGCTTCGAATCCTTCACAACCTGTTTTTAAGATAAACAGCTCGGGCAGTGGAACATTAATTCAGGGTTTTATTATTTCAGGGGCGGTTAATAGTTTTGGATTGCTTTTGAATGGATGTTCAAACTGCACAATCAATAGCAACACCATAACCAACAATTTCTTTGGAATCCTCACTAACGCGGTCAAAACTATGAATAATGTTATTATGAACAGTAATATAACCAGTAATCAAATGATTGGGTTAGCCACTTGTAATGCTGATAATTATGTAATTTATGGGAACACAATCACCTATAATGGATATGGTGGGATGGAGCTTCTTGATTCGAAGAATAATATCCTTCACACTAACTTGATAATGAGTAATGATGGCCCTGGGATTTTTATTTCGAATTTAAACAACACTTTAATTCAAAATAACCTTATCCCCGGAAATGTATATGGTGTATATATGGAATACTGTGGAAATTGCACAGTTTATGGGAATTTAATAGTTCAGGGCATATATGGAATATACACTAATTCTTCATCAGCTGATATTAATTTTAACAGAATTGCTTCAAACAGTCAATACGAGCTTATCAGTGAAAATGGAAATGTAAATGCAACCAACAACTGGTGGGGATCCAATACTAATCCCGTGAATCTGGGTGAAATTGTTTACAATGGATATGTGGATTATAATCCCTGGCTCATACTGAGTATTGATCCTTCATCCACTGTTAATTCGGGTGGAAATGCCAGCATAATCGCTGATTTAACTCATAATAACCTGGGACAGGACACTTCATCTCTGGGGCATGTTATTAAAGGCATATCCATTACTTTCGGCACTAACTATGGAACGATTACTAGTTCGGCTCTTACTTTTAATGGAAAGGCCGCAGCCATATTGAATCTGGGTACTACTGCGTCTCGGACGGTGACTGTTAATGCTACTCTTGATAGTCAGACTGTGTCCAGGCAGATGACTATAACTCCTGGATCAGCAGTATTGAACATTACCAGCTCTGCACTGAACATTACCACCCTTCAACCCATCAGTTTAACTTATACGGTGCCTTTGAGTAGTTCTGTGACCTGGCTCAGTGTACTCT
This window of the Methanobacteriaceae archaeon genome carries:
- a CDS encoding right-handed parallel beta-helix repeat-containing protein: MIISIIGTVSAANLTVSPGGSIQAAVNNASSGDIIIVSDNNGSAYTYTENVIINKKVQLQAKVGGNITIQALNSSKSVFTINSDGSGSTIQGFIIKTTNNAYSISLTNANNCNIINNTFNNNYGAISLSGSNNRIIGNTLNNNTLGIYDLRGSNHIIQNNTIIGNQYGIQSFYSSNHIIQYNNLTSNNYGIYLAYGSNHLIQNNNLTSNNYGIYLAYGSNHLIQNNNLTSNNYGIYLAYGSNHYITGNNLIDSTTSMCLVFANTAIINNNITGSQYGIKLIYCSNITINKNSIFKNNYGIYILNSTVNCKFNNFSENSQFGLYSWGNGIVNATNNWWGSNNPIISAVTNSDIYATAGNVTYNPWLVMNVNASPGVVGNGNSNITVDLTHNNNGEDVSSQGTLPDNIPVNFTTTLGTVTSPVYTLNGKAISTFTRGTATSGTAYISVSLNKQTIQTNITIDTISPSVNASLASGIYNTTKSVTLTVSDNLDLNPIIYYTINGNTPTTSSTRYTSPIMIITPGTTTLKFMAVDSAGNQAMVQTQNYTLNLVSNININKTYSRIQDAINDPLTLNGHTIEISGNFTENIIIHKKVTIKPVSGANVTIFALNQTEPIFTIISSGNGSCIQDLTIIGAGTSANAKCINIMSANNCSIIGNVIIGNYYGISLYASNNTLIQNNTINNSLYSAIDITSSSNNKVNFNQFFNGVIGVNIVNSNDNQVLTNYLRGIQFCAIYLSTSSRNIFAKNIILENTVGIYAYNSMNNTILYNNISSNRAYGIYFSGMNLGSANNIFIGNCISNNCGDGMQFSGSYNNSIFENDISSNRNRGIYLSSSSANLNLNRITGNNVHGLETSDNCTINATNNWWGTNEPLVSSASGSAIYTAGGTVLYDPWLVINLTGSVVHVTHQNTSNSEITADLTHNNRGENTSGSGSIPDGLPVNFTTTLGSITPTATTKKGKATVILTSSPYSGATTVTATMDNQQVSKAFRKSFSTIQSAISNSLTVNGDVILVESGTYVENVVVNKNLTIFSEGNVTVRASNPSQPVFKINSSGSGTLIQGFIISGAVNSFGLLLNGCSNCTINSNTITNNFFGILTNAVKTMNNVIMNSNITSNQMIGLATCNADNYVIYGNTITYNGYGGMELLDSKNNILHTNLIMSNDGPGIFISNLNNTLIQNNLIPGNVYGVYMEYCGNCTVYGNLIVQGIYGIYTNSSSADINFNRIASNSQYELISENGNVNATNNWWGSNTNPVNLGEIVYNGYVDYNPWLILSIDPSSTVNSGGNASIIADLTHNNLGQDTSSLGHVIKGISITFGTNYGTITSSALTFNGKAAAILNLGTTASRTVTVNATLDSQTVSRQMTITPGSAVLNITSSALNITTLQPISLTYTVPLSSSVTWLSVLWKNTYVFYGELQILVNGTVVKSIGYVNPGYNTWKNSGYRDDVFRAILYANNYILQDGIKPNAIPASFWNDLSSLYGLTSTELQFIQNHRLEFIDNITLKLTYPGADAPNITVTDPLTNSTINLNFTGNTAIRTSPIMYLDGFLAGYEGVKSFAIATTKVNDDILAYWLNQNSTYPVGAMKAAYGTFLTALLMEYCHDQVADVVAREFNITWTRTHPIAVSVGDDAYQTYLTLECDHSMGTTVAGSLKNTILFNYICSSSISPIEYALMNNLGLNQIITINSSVSSVLIDLIHDLGNNIPLEMFIQKGYIIIKSVGNNSNFMVVDPETGIVRDINTVYNYYGAYCFHDQLTSQSYQVGENFQEKEVYLNINYVSKLFGSVVKVFTGVEAIKFSILLLGVAPPLGTIAGVGGIVVGSIQIGRGFYQLYDAAVNTPWTTSRNYEEQLNEDWHEWFINGGPW